The following proteins are co-located in the Paludibaculum fermentans genome:
- a CDS encoding VOC family protein: protein MLSVRRGAQAVDFYKAAFGAVELFRIDAESGAVVAQLAVEGAEFWVADESPEHLNYSPETLGGGTVRMVLVVENPDAAFDQAVAAGAAIIGPVANQHGWRLGRIVDPYGHHWEIGKPLR from the coding sequence ATGCTCTCGGTCCGCCGCGGAGCCCAGGCCGTCGACTTCTACAAAGCCGCCTTCGGAGCCGTCGAGCTCTTCCGCATCGACGCCGAATCCGGAGCCGTAGTCGCTCAACTCGCGGTGGAAGGCGCCGAATTCTGGGTAGCTGACGAATCGCCGGAACACCTCAACTACAGTCCGGAGACCCTGGGCGGAGGCACGGTCCGCATGGTGCTGGTGGTGGAAAACCCGGATGCGGCCTTTGACCAGGCGGTAGCCGCCGGAGCCGCAATCATCGGGCCCGTAGCCAACCAGCACGGCTGGCGCCTGGGCCGCATAGTAGACCCCTACGGCCATCACTGGGAAATCGGCAAACCCCTCCGGTAA
- a CDS encoding polysaccharide biosynthesis/export family protein: protein MILSAGSVVSAQQPRPGSSQSPMTDAGLANLPGQKIGPNDLLAISVYDAPELTRTVRVGAEGYIRLPMVSDRIQAQGLMPSALENAIAEILVKEGLLVKPVVMVTVAEYSSRPVSVVGAVKKPTTFQSVGRVTLLDAISRAEGLSELAGPEILVSSSTGEPGEEKQLTQRFLVRDLIDNAKPEMNLVLHGGEEIRVPEARKIFVTGNVKKPGAFPVKEDNQMTVLKALALSEGLSPFPQKFAYVYRKADNEGGKAEIQVELSKIMQRKAVDFALEPEDTLYIPEDVGRKRWVGTTEKVVAFGMATASGVLIWKR, encoded by the coding sequence GTGATTCTTTCGGCTGGCTCCGTTGTGAGCGCGCAGCAGCCGCGTCCCGGTTCGTCGCAGAGTCCGATGACCGATGCGGGCCTGGCCAACCTACCCGGACAAAAGATCGGGCCTAACGACCTGCTGGCGATTTCCGTGTATGACGCTCCGGAGCTGACCCGCACGGTGCGTGTCGGGGCCGAAGGCTACATCCGGCTCCCGATGGTGTCTGACCGGATTCAGGCGCAGGGCCTGATGCCCTCGGCCTTGGAGAATGCGATTGCGGAAATCCTCGTAAAGGAAGGATTGTTGGTGAAGCCGGTGGTGATGGTGACGGTGGCCGAGTATTCGAGCCGTCCCGTTTCGGTGGTGGGCGCGGTCAAGAAGCCGACTACGTTCCAGTCCGTGGGGCGTGTGACTTTGCTCGACGCGATTTCCCGGGCGGAGGGGCTTTCGGAACTGGCCGGACCCGAGATCCTGGTATCGTCGTCGACCGGCGAACCGGGCGAAGAGAAGCAGTTGACGCAGAGATTTCTTGTCCGAGACCTGATCGACAATGCGAAGCCGGAGATGAACCTGGTGCTGCATGGCGGCGAGGAGATCCGGGTGCCGGAGGCACGGAAGATCTTTGTCACCGGCAATGTGAAGAAGCCGGGGGCCTTCCCTGTCAAGGAGGACAACCAGATGACGGTGCTGAAGGCGCTGGCGCTTTCGGAAGGACTTTCGCCGTTTCCCCAGAAGTTCGCCTATGTGTACCGGAAGGCGGACAACGAGGGCGGCAAGGCCGAGATCCAGGTAGAGCTCTCGAAGATCATGCAGCGCAAGGCCGTGGATTTTGCGCTGGAGCCCGAAGACACGCTGTATATCCCGGAAGACGTAGGCCGTAAGCGATGGGTGGGCACGACCGAAAAGGTGGTCGCGTTCGGCATGGCTACGGCGTCCGGCGTCCTGATTTGGAAGCGGTAA
- a CDS encoding O-antigen ligase family protein, which translates to MITKTTRMTGWLLAALLAFGILTLWVRERWAVALFQGGVLLLSLAWFWMNAWLKSPLRWDKVLIPLALPPVFGAVQLSAGLTVLPWFTVESTVEWTVVFFAVFLLVQALPDPEFQSRLRTALLGFATLIAVVAVMQVFTSQGKAFWVFDTGYDSDVLGPFVYRNKYAQFVEVVFPLALWRALVDRRRAPLYLTLGAVMAAGVVAGASRSGASFLLAEIALVLLAGWLRKAISGRGALLVAGQAGVLVVVWGFLAGWDFFWQRLTGLDPVQDFRWQIMRSTLEMIQQRPWTGFGLGTWPMVYPQFATFDIGVVVNQAHCDWLQWAAEGGLPFLLAVAAAFVVLARRLVVSVWGIGFLVVGVHAALDYPFHQLPAFHTFLWCCAVLAAAGVRDGKDPLP; encoded by the coding sequence GTGATCACGAAGACGACCCGGATGACCGGCTGGCTGTTGGCCGCGCTGTTGGCGTTTGGAATCCTGACGCTTTGGGTGCGCGAGCGCTGGGCGGTGGCGCTGTTCCAGGGCGGGGTGCTGCTGCTGTCGCTGGCCTGGTTCTGGATGAACGCCTGGCTGAAGAGCCCGCTGCGGTGGGACAAGGTGCTGATCCCGCTGGCGTTGCCTCCGGTCTTCGGGGCTGTGCAACTGTCGGCCGGGCTGACCGTGCTGCCGTGGTTCACGGTGGAGTCCACGGTCGAGTGGACGGTGGTCTTCTTTGCGGTGTTCCTCCTGGTGCAGGCCCTGCCGGATCCCGAGTTCCAATCGCGGTTGAGGACCGCACTGCTGGGCTTCGCGACCCTGATTGCCGTGGTGGCCGTGATGCAGGTCTTCACCAGCCAGGGCAAGGCTTTCTGGGTGTTCGACACGGGGTATGACTCCGATGTCCTGGGGCCGTTTGTCTATCGAAACAAGTACGCACAGTTTGTCGAGGTGGTGTTCCCGCTGGCGCTGTGGCGGGCCTTGGTGGACCGGCGGCGGGCGCCGTTGTACCTGACCTTGGGGGCGGTGATGGCGGCGGGGGTGGTGGCGGGGGCGTCGCGGTCCGGCGCGTCCTTCTTACTGGCGGAGATTGCACTGGTGCTGCTGGCGGGGTGGCTGCGGAAGGCGATCTCGGGGCGAGGTGCGCTGCTGGTAGCCGGGCAGGCGGGTGTCCTGGTGGTGGTTTGGGGGTTCCTGGCCGGCTGGGACTTCTTCTGGCAGCGGCTGACCGGGCTGGACCCGGTGCAGGACTTCCGGTGGCAGATCATGCGTTCGACCCTGGAGATGATCCAGCAGCGGCCCTGGACCGGCTTCGGCCTGGGCACCTGGCCGATGGTGTACCCGCAGTTCGCCACCTTCGATATCGGGGTGGTGGTGAACCAGGCGCACTGTGACTGGCTGCAGTGGGCGGCGGAAGGGGGGCTCCCGTTCCTGCTGGCGGTGGCGGCCGCTTTCGTTGTGCTCGCCCGGCGGCTCGTGGTCTCGGTGTGGGGGATCGGGTTCCTGGTGGTGGGCGTGCATGCGGCCCTGGACTATCCCTTCCATCAGTTACCCGCATTTCATACTTTTTTGTGGTGTTGCGCCGTGCTGGCGGCGGCCGGCGTCCGGGATGGAAAGGACCCGCTGCCCTGA
- a CDS encoding FecR family protein: protein MTRYNKKFILFAVLSMTFLLTAQAGSNVIGMAVSNGQMQVDRSAVTGNANLVEGSSLKTNADPSRIQLSNGSRATLAANSEAQVFADHLVLQRGSSLVASPSYRLQTNGLIVTGAQAQVALKGGVVNVTAVNGTVSVRSMEGVMLASVKPGTALELTPGSGSNSTSTMTGTLRQESGKFLLKDQVTNLDVELRGSNLKNEIGHAIEVTGKATSTPNRDSQILEVASLNRLEEPGQSGGARPTSGSDGKPEKKPAGGTGGSGSGSGSGSGTGMSHGAKVALIVAVVGGGAGAGIAFATMSR from the coding sequence GTGACGAGATACAACAAGAAGTTCATCCTATTCGCCGTGCTTTCAATGACTTTCCTGCTTACGGCGCAGGCTGGCAGCAATGTCATCGGCATGGCTGTGTCGAATGGACAGATGCAGGTCGACCGCTCCGCGGTGACCGGCAATGCCAATTTGGTGGAGGGATCGAGCCTGAAAACGAATGCGGACCCCAGCCGCATTCAGTTGAGCAATGGCAGCCGCGCCACGTTAGCCGCGAACAGCGAAGCTCAGGTCTTCGCCGACCATCTGGTACTGCAGAGGGGCTCAAGCCTCGTTGCTTCCCCGTCATACCGCCTGCAAACCAATGGCTTGATCGTCACCGGAGCCCAGGCGCAAGTGGCATTGAAGGGCGGAGTGGTGAATGTGACCGCCGTGAACGGAACCGTGAGTGTTCGTTCGATGGAGGGCGTGATGCTCGCCAGCGTCAAACCCGGCACCGCGCTGGAACTCACCCCCGGCAGCGGCAGCAACTCTACGTCAACCATGACCGGCACGTTGCGCCAGGAGAGCGGAAAGTTCCTCCTGAAGGATCAGGTCACCAACCTCGACGTCGAACTGCGAGGCAGTAATCTAAAGAACGAAATCGGCCACGCGATCGAAGTCACAGGAAAAGCAACGTCCACGCCGAATCGCGACAGCCAGATCCTGGAAGTCGCCAGCCTGAACCGGCTGGAAGAACCCGGCCAGAGCGGGGGCGCCCGGCCCACCTCCGGCAGCGACGGCAAACCCGAGAAGAAGCCCGCCGGCGGCACAGGCGGCAGCGGGAGCGGGAGCGGAAGCGGCTCCGGAACCGGCATGAGCCATGGAGCCAAGGTCGCCCTGATCGTGGCGGTCGTGGGCGGCGGAGCCGGCGCAGGCATCGCCTTCGCGACCATGTCGCGCTAA
- a CDS encoding glutamate synthase subunit beta — translation MGKVTGFLEFQRETIGRRPVAERLNDWFEVYQPLPEDKTKLQGARCMDCGVPFCHTGCPLTNLIPDWNDLAYRGRWKEAIRALHSTNNFPEFTSRICPAPCESACVLGINEPPVAIKTIERAIIDHAWNEGWIKPETPTERTGKRVAVVGSGPAGLAAAQQLARAGHLVTVFEKADRIGGLLRYGIPDFKMEKHHIDRRMEQMKAEGVTFKTNAHIGVDISVKDLRKEFHAVLLAGGAEAPRDLKVPGRQLKGVHFAMEYLPLNNKRNAGDSVPDEQWISAEGKNVIIIGGGDTGADCLGTSHRHKAKSIRQFEIMPMPPAERSGSTPWPLWPLMLREESSHEEGGQRHWAILTTEFLGDENGNVRALKAVKVGPAPKFEPIPGSEEEFAAELVLLAMGFVGPVKNGLIEQLGVELDNRGNVKADENYMTSVPGVFTAGDMRRGQSLVVWAMAEGRKAAEGISQYLQE, via the coding sequence ATGGGTAAAGTGACCGGATTTTTGGAATTCCAGCGCGAGACGATCGGCCGCCGGCCCGTCGCTGAGCGCCTGAACGACTGGTTCGAGGTCTATCAGCCTCTGCCGGAAGATAAGACGAAGCTCCAGGGCGCCCGCTGCATGGACTGCGGCGTGCCGTTTTGCCACACCGGCTGCCCGCTCACCAACCTGATCCCCGATTGGAACGATCTCGCCTACCGGGGCCGCTGGAAGGAAGCCATTCGTGCGCTGCATTCCACGAACAACTTCCCCGAATTCACCTCCCGCATCTGCCCTGCGCCTTGTGAATCCGCCTGCGTGCTTGGCATCAATGAGCCGCCGGTGGCCATCAAGACCATCGAGCGGGCGATCATCGATCACGCTTGGAACGAAGGTTGGATCAAGCCCGAAACCCCGACCGAGCGCACAGGCAAACGCGTCGCCGTCGTCGGTTCCGGTCCCGCCGGACTAGCCGCCGCGCAGCAACTGGCGCGTGCCGGCCACCTGGTCACCGTCTTTGAAAAGGCCGACCGCATCGGCGGCCTGCTCCGTTATGGAATCCCCGATTTCAAGATGGAGAAGCACCACATCGACCGCCGGATGGAGCAGATGAAGGCGGAGGGTGTGACGTTCAAGACCAACGCCCACATTGGAGTGGACATCAGCGTCAAGGATCTCCGCAAGGAGTTCCATGCCGTCCTGCTCGCCGGCGGCGCGGAAGCCCCACGCGACCTGAAAGTGCCCGGCCGCCAGTTGAAGGGCGTCCACTTCGCCATGGAGTACCTGCCCCTCAACAACAAGCGGAACGCCGGTGACAGCGTGCCGGACGAGCAGTGGATCTCGGCCGAAGGCAAGAATGTCATCATCATCGGCGGCGGCGACACCGGCGCCGACTGCCTGGGCACCTCCCACCGTCACAAGGCCAAGTCCATCCGCCAGTTCGAGATCATGCCCATGCCGCCCGCCGAACGCTCCGGTTCGACACCCTGGCCGTTGTGGCCGCTCATGCTGCGCGAAGAGTCGTCCCACGAAGAGGGTGGACAGCGCCACTGGGCCATCCTGACCACCGAGTTCCTGGGCGACGAGAACGGCAACGTGCGGGCGCTCAAAGCCGTGAAGGTCGGGCCGGCCCCGAAGTTCGAACCGATCCCCGGCTCCGAAGAGGAGTTCGCGGCCGAACTCGTCCTGCTGGCCATGGGGTTTGTCGGACCGGTCAAGAATGGCCTGATCGAGCAACTGGGCGTCGAACTGGACAACCGGGGCAACGTGAAGGCCGACGAAAACTACATGACCTCCGTGCCGGGCGTCTTCACCGCCGGCGATATGCGCCGCGGCCAGTCGCTGGTGGTTTGGGCCATGGCCGAGGGCCGCAAAGCGGCCGAAGGCATCAGTCAGTACCTGCAAGAGTAG
- the gltB gene encoding glutamate synthase large subunit → MQPEDYQPTGLPAPAGLYDPRNEHDACGIGFVVNIKGVKSHDIILKGIQILLNLTHRGACGCDPDTGDGAGLIIQIPHEFFLKECAGLGFTLPAPGEYGAGLVFLPVEPQQRLLVEGIIERIVREEGLEFLGWRDTPIDIEAIGRVARASQPYIEQIFIRRAVGMDQDELERKLYVVRKRIEKEIAESEDVRDKGFFSIPSLSSRTIVYKGLLLAPQISRFYSDLSDPTCMSALCMVHQRFSTNTFPTWQLAHPFRYICHNGEINTVRGNAAWMAARQPILESPLFGPDIKKLLPVVQPGGSDSATLDNVIELLTLAGRSLPHVMAMLIPEAWDADKTMNPEKRAFYEYHASLMEPWDGPAAVAFTDGRVIGATLDRNGLRPARYMVTKDGLLIMSSETGVLPVKPEDVEYKGRLQPGRMLFVDTTQGRIVPDEEIKRTLWERQPYGKWIEDQQIRLDSLPAPARVHESDHDTVLMRQRAFGYTEEDLSKILIPMAEQGQEPVGSMGTDTPLACLSDKPQPLFHYFKQLFAQVTNPPIDPIREELVMSLTSYIGTERNILAETAQHAHTLRLDHPILTNYDLEKLRRVSWGEFLATTLPMLYRVEGGGKELERALSGLCRRASLAIKNGYTVLILSDRGVDEELAPIPSLLALSAVHNHLVREGTRTQVCLIIESGEPRETMHFALLIGYGASAINPYLAIETLENLDKRGYLPPGVTFEKALKNYKKAINKGLLKIFSKMGISTLQSYRGAQVFEAVGLSKSLIDKYFTGTSSRIEGIGLDVISEEASRKHKFAFTPLSDSETELDVGGAYHVRTRGEYHLINSLTVSKLQHAVNNNSYANYQEYAEHINGQNKQLATLRGLMEFKWAAQPLPIDAVEPAKEIVKRFASGAMSYGSISREAHETLAIAMNRMGGKSNTGEGGEDEARFEHDANGDWRRSAIKQVASGRFGVTANYLVNADELQIKIAQGAKPGEGGQLPGHKVDEVIARVRHSTPGVGLISPPPHHDIYSIEDLAQLIYDLKNVNPEARISVKLVAEVGVGTVAAGVSKAHADVVLISGDTGGTGASPLTSIKHAGAPWELGLAETQQVLVMNDLRSRIRVQTDGKLQTGRDVAIAALLGAEEFGFSTMPLIAMGCIMMRKCHLNTCPVGIATQDPKLRAKFTGTPEAVINFFFFIAEEMRQIMARLGFRTVDEMVGRVDRLEMRQALDHWKAKGIDLSSIFYNPPAPSRVARRCTTKQDHGIEEALDYKLIEHAVDAIDHGTPVEFKLPVKNVHRTVGAMLSGAIAKKYGSAGLPDDTIKFNFTGSAGQSFGAFLANGVTLTLEGDANDYVGKGLSGGRIVVYPPRNSTFIPEDNILIGNVVLYGATTGEAFFNGMAGERFAVRNSGATAVVEGVGDHGCEYMTKGLVVVLGKTGKNFAAGMSGGIAYVLDMNGEFRSRLCNTTSVDLDPMTESHDVDMVRHLVEKHHQLTGSPRAKWILENWYAMLPKFVKVFPHEYKRVMGAPRTADMPKVTLRRPVDANPSEVARA, encoded by the coding sequence ATGCAGCCCGAAGACTATCAACCCACCGGATTACCGGCGCCCGCCGGCCTCTATGATCCCAGGAACGAGCACGACGCCTGCGGTATCGGCTTCGTAGTCAATATTAAAGGTGTTAAGTCCCACGACATCATCCTCAAAGGTATTCAGATCTTATTGAATCTGACCCACCGTGGCGCATGTGGTTGCGATCCGGATACCGGCGACGGCGCGGGCCTCATCATTCAGATCCCGCATGAATTCTTCCTCAAGGAGTGCGCCGGCCTCGGCTTCACTCTGCCCGCGCCGGGGGAGTATGGCGCAGGTCTCGTCTTCCTGCCTGTCGAGCCGCAACAGCGTCTCCTCGTCGAAGGAATCATCGAACGCATTGTCCGAGAAGAGGGCCTCGAATTCCTCGGCTGGCGTGATACGCCCATCGATATCGAAGCCATCGGCCGCGTCGCGCGCGCCTCTCAGCCCTACATCGAACAGATCTTCATCCGCCGCGCCGTCGGCATGGATCAGGACGAACTCGAACGCAAACTGTACGTCGTCCGCAAGCGCATTGAGAAGGAGATCGCCGAGTCAGAGGACGTCCGCGACAAGGGCTTCTTCAGCATCCCGTCGCTCTCGTCCCGCACGATCGTCTACAAGGGACTGCTGCTCGCGCCGCAGATCTCCCGCTTCTACAGCGATCTCTCCGACCCCACCTGCATGAGCGCGCTCTGCATGGTGCACCAGCGCTTCTCCACCAACACGTTCCCCACCTGGCAGCTCGCCCACCCGTTCCGCTACATCTGCCACAACGGTGAGATCAACACCGTGCGCGGCAACGCCGCCTGGATGGCCGCCCGCCAGCCGATTCTCGAATCGCCGCTCTTCGGGCCCGACATCAAGAAACTGCTGCCCGTGGTTCAGCCCGGCGGATCGGATTCCGCCACGCTCGACAATGTCATTGAGCTGCTCACCCTGGCCGGCCGCTCTCTGCCGCACGTCATGGCCATGCTCATCCCGGAAGCCTGGGACGCCGACAAGACCATGAACCCCGAGAAGCGCGCGTTCTACGAATACCACGCGTCGCTCATGGAGCCTTGGGACGGCCCCGCCGCGGTTGCGTTCACCGATGGCCGCGTCATCGGCGCCACCCTCGACCGCAACGGCCTCCGCCCCGCCCGCTACATGGTCACCAAGGACGGCCTGCTCATCATGTCCTCCGAGACCGGCGTCCTGCCGGTCAAGCCGGAAGACGTCGAGTATAAGGGCCGCCTGCAGCCTGGCAGGATGCTGTTCGTCGACACCACCCAGGGCCGCATCGTCCCCGACGAAGAGATCAAACGCACCCTGTGGGAACGCCAGCCCTACGGCAAGTGGATCGAGGATCAGCAGATCCGCCTCGACAGCCTGCCCGCCCCGGCTCGCGTGCATGAGTCCGACCACGACACTGTCCTCATGCGCCAGCGCGCCTTCGGCTACACCGAAGAGGACCTCAGCAAGATCCTCATCCCCATGGCCGAACAGGGCCAGGAGCCCGTGGGCTCCATGGGCACCGATACGCCGCTCGCCTGTCTTTCCGACAAGCCGCAGCCCCTGTTCCACTACTTCAAACAGCTCTTCGCCCAGGTCACCAATCCGCCCATCGACCCTATTCGCGAAGAACTGGTCATGTCGCTCACGTCCTACATCGGCACGGAGCGCAACATCCTGGCCGAGACGGCGCAGCATGCCCACACCCTGCGCCTCGACCACCCCATTCTCACGAACTACGACCTCGAGAAGCTCCGCCGTGTGAGCTGGGGCGAATTCCTGGCCACCACGTTGCCCATGCTCTACCGCGTGGAAGGCGGCGGCAAGGAACTCGAGCGCGCCCTCAGCGGCCTCTGCCGCCGCGCCTCCCTCGCGATCAAGAACGGCTACACCGTGCTGATCCTGTCGGACCGCGGTGTGGATGAGGAACTCGCGCCCATCCCCTCGCTGCTCGCGCTCAGCGCCGTCCACAACCACCTCGTCCGCGAAGGCACCCGCACCCAGGTCTGCCTCATCATCGAGTCCGGCGAGCCGCGCGAGACCATGCACTTCGCCCTGCTCATCGGCTACGGTGCTTCGGCCATCAACCCTTACCTCGCCATCGAGACCCTCGAGAACCTCGACAAGCGCGGCTACCTGCCGCCCGGCGTCACCTTCGAGAAGGCCCTCAAGAACTACAAGAAGGCCATCAATAAGGGATTGCTCAAGATCTTCTCCAAGATGGGCATCTCCACCTTGCAGAGCTACCGCGGCGCCCAGGTCTTTGAAGCTGTGGGTCTCAGCAAGTCGCTCATCGACAAGTACTTCACCGGGACCTCTTCCCGCATTGAAGGCATCGGCCTCGACGTCATTTCGGAAGAGGCGAGCCGCAAGCACAAGTTTGCGTTCACCCCGCTCTCCGACTCGGAGACGGAACTGGATGTCGGCGGCGCCTATCACGTGCGCACCCGGGGCGAGTACCACCTCATCAACTCACTCACGGTTTCCAAGCTCCAGCACGCCGTCAACAACAACAGCTACGCCAACTACCAGGAGTACGCTGAGCACATCAACGGCCAGAACAAGCAACTGGCCACCCTGCGCGGCTTGATGGAGTTCAAGTGGGCGGCCCAGCCCCTCCCCATCGATGCCGTCGAGCCGGCCAAGGAGATCGTCAAACGCTTCGCCTCCGGCGCCATGAGCTATGGCTCCATCTCCCGCGAGGCCCACGAAACACTCGCCATCGCCATGAACCGCATGGGCGGCAAGTCCAACACCGGCGAAGGCGGCGAAGACGAAGCCCGCTTCGAGCACGATGCCAACGGCGACTGGCGCCGCTCCGCCATCAAACAGGTGGCCTCCGGCCGCTTCGGCGTCACGGCCAACTACTTGGTCAACGCCGACGAGCTCCAGATCAAGATCGCCCAGGGCGCTAAGCCCGGCGAAGGCGGCCAGTTGCCCGGCCACAAGGTGGACGAGGTCATCGCCCGAGTCCGCCACTCCACCCCCGGTGTCGGCCTCATCTCGCCGCCGCCGCACCACGACATCTACTCCATTGAGGATCTGGCGCAGCTCATCTACGACCTCAAGAACGTCAATCCGGAAGCCCGCATCTCGGTGAAACTCGTCGCCGAAGTCGGGGTCGGCACCGTCGCCGCCGGCGTCTCCAAGGCGCACGCCGACGTTGTCCTCATCTCCGGCGACACGGGCGGCACCGGCGCCAGCCCGCTGACGTCCATCAAACACGCCGGCGCCCCCTGGGAACTCGGCCTCGCCGAAACCCAGCAGGTGCTGGTCATGAACGACCTGCGCTCCCGCATCCGCGTGCAGACCGACGGCAAGCTCCAGACGGGCCGCGATGTCGCCATCGCCGCCCTTCTGGGCGCCGAGGAGTTCGGCTTCTCCACCATGCCGCTCATCGCCATGGGCTGCATCATGATGCGCAAGTGCCACCTCAACACCTGCCCCGTGGGCATCGCCACCCAGGACCCCAAACTGCGTGCGAAGTTCACCGGCACGCCCGAGGCGGTCATCAACTTCTTCTTCTTCATCGCTGAAGAGATGCGCCAGATCATGGCCCGCCTCGGCTTCCGCACCGTCGACGAGATGGTCGGCCGCGTCGACCGTCTGGAAATGCGCCAGGCGCTCGACCACTGGAAGGCCAAGGGCATCGACCTTTCCTCGATCTTCTATAACCCGCCGGCCCCCAGCCGTGTGGCCCGCCGCTGCACCACCAAGCAGGACCACGGCATCGAGGAGGCTCTCGACTACAAGCTCATTGAGCATGCCGTCGACGCTATCGACCACGGCACCCCCGTCGAGTTCAAGCTGCCGGTCAAGAATGTCCATCGCACCGTCGGCGCCATGCTCTCCGGAGCCATCGCCAAGAAGTACGGCTCCGCCGGACTTCCTGACGACACCATCAAGTTCAACTTCACCGGCTCGGCCGGTCAGAGTTTCGGCGCCTTCCTTGCGAACGGCGTGACCCTCACCCTGGAAGGCGACGCCAACGACTATGTCGGCAAAGGCCTGTCCGGCGGCCGCATCGTGGTCTACCCACCGCGCAATTCCACCTTCATTCCCGAGGACAACATCCTCATCGGCAACGTGGTGCTCTACGGCGCCACCACCGGCGAGGCCTTCTTCAACGGCATGGCCGGCGAACGCTTCGCGGTCCGCAACTCCGGCGCCACCGCCGTTGTCGAAGGTGTCGGCGACCACGGTTGCGAATACATGACCAAGGGGCTCGTCGTCGTGCTCGGCAAAACGGGCAAAAACTTCGCGGCGGGCATGTCGGGCGGCATCGCTTACGTGCTGGATATGAATGGCGAGTTCCGCTCGCGCCTCTGCAACACGACGAGCGTCGACCTCGATCCCATGACCGAGTCGCACGATGTCGACATGGTGCGCCATCTCGTCGAAAAGCACCACCAGCTCACCGGCTCCCCGCGGGCCAAGTGGATCCTCGAGAACTGGTATGCCATGCTGCCCAAGTTCGTCAAGGTCTTCCCCCACGAATACAAGCGCGTCATGGGCGCGCCGCGCACCGCGGATATGCCGAAGGTCACGCTCCGGCGTCCCGTCGACGCCAACCCCTCGGAGGTGGCCCGTGCGTAA
- a CDS encoding LysR family transcriptional regulator, whose protein sequence is MDLTQLQLFKDIVQTRSISRGALQNGVTQSAASQTVQELERCLGTMLLDRSRRPLEVLPPGRLLYDFARDVLRRNQDFLVTLEELKGGAGGTVRVAAIYSVGISDMSRLEEEFYRRLPAAQLEVSYLRPEKVYQAVLDERVDLGLLSYPEATRDVIALPWREEPMVVTCAPDHPLAQASKVHPSDLENTEFIGFDEDLPISKDIDRFLRERGVRVHVVMRFDNIQSMKEALRLGHAVSILPSPMLREEVAEGRLSTVPLDCTLNRPLGIIHRRRKTFPRAAQVFLDLLRDPAA, encoded by the coding sequence GTGGATCTGACGCAACTCCAACTTTTCAAAGACATAGTGCAGACGCGGAGCATCAGCCGCGGAGCGCTGCAGAATGGCGTGACGCAGTCGGCTGCGAGCCAAACGGTGCAGGAATTGGAGCGGTGTCTGGGCACGATGCTGCTGGACCGGTCGAGGCGTCCTCTAGAGGTTTTGCCGCCGGGCCGATTGCTGTACGACTTCGCGAGGGACGTATTGCGGCGCAACCAGGACTTCCTGGTGACACTGGAAGAGTTGAAGGGCGGAGCAGGCGGCACGGTGCGGGTGGCGGCGATCTACTCGGTGGGGATCAGCGACATGTCGCGGCTGGAAGAGGAGTTCTACCGGCGTCTGCCGGCGGCGCAGCTGGAGGTCAGCTACCTGCGGCCGGAGAAGGTGTATCAAGCCGTGCTGGACGAGCGGGTGGACCTGGGGCTGTTGAGTTACCCCGAGGCGACGCGCGACGTGATTGCGCTGCCGTGGCGGGAAGAGCCGATGGTGGTGACGTGCGCTCCGGATCATCCGCTGGCGCAGGCGAGCAAAGTCCATCCGAGCGACCTGGAGAACACCGAGTTCATTGGCTTCGACGAGGACCTGCCGATCAGCAAGGACATTGACCGGTTCCTGCGGGAGCGCGGGGTGCGAGTGCATGTGGTCATGCGGTTCGACAACATCCAGAGCATGAAAGAAGCGTTGCGCCTGGGCCATGCGGTGTCGATCCTGCCGTCGCCGATGTTGCGGGAAGAAGTGGCGGAGGGGCGGCTGAGCACGGTGCCGCTGGACTGTACGCTGAACCGGCCGTTGGGGATCATTCACCGGCGGCGGAAGACGTTTCCGCGGGCGGCGCAGGTGTTTCTGGATTTGCTGCGGGACCCGGCGGCCTGA